A genome region from Choloepus didactylus isolate mChoDid1 chromosome 14, mChoDid1.pri, whole genome shotgun sequence includes the following:
- the LY6K gene encoding lymphocyte antigen 6K, with protein MPMSEKEEGPEVPTTHAVKEKELEEGEAVRVRGRGLGTAPRRSAESREMKEGTRRAQRRPRPPTTATGARKPARPSPEEAEAAQGGRGGAGSAPVGGAASEHSGRSRGEAGQGQRLRREARPARGEKSRRRRLPRVQRPLASMLFLTLLLAMALPGGETNVSISERQDPLRCHACEEENGFACVNPVDCETQQRYCTIAAIKFYPRFFLVSKQCAQYCSVIARPTEAAKSFLLEKPLPFLYGMCCSSPLCNQNGPEMNKSTFREFAGRAAEHRDSRTGALLLALAAAGGLGLL; from the exons ATGCCGATGTCTGAGAAGGAGGAGGGCCCTGAA GTTCCCACGACACACGCTGTAAAGGAGAAGGAGCTGGAGGAAGGAGAGGCTGTCCGCGTGCGAGGCCGAGGCTTAGGGACCGCGCCCAGACGGAGCGCGGAGTCCCGGGAGATGAAGGAGGGAACCAGACGTGCTCAGCGGCGCCCGCGTCCGCCGACCACCGCCACCGGCGCTCGGAAACCGGCGCGGCCCAGCCCGGAGGAGGCGGAGGCGGCCCAGGGCGGCCGCGGCGGGG CGGGGAGCGCGCCAGTCGGCGGCGCGGCTTCAGAACATTCTGGAAGGAGCCGGGGCGAGGCGGGGCAGGGACAGCGGCTGAGGCGCGAGGCCCGCCCGGCGCGCGGAGAGAAAAGCCGGCGCCGCCGCCTGCCCAGG GTCCAGCGTCCACTGGCCAGCATGCTTTTCCTCACCTTGCTCCTGGCCATGGCCCTGCCAGGTGGGGAAACCAACGTTTCCATATCTGAAAGACAAG ATCCTCTGCGGTGTCATGCCTGTGAGGAAGAGAACGGATTTGCTTGCGTCAATCCGGTTGACTGTGAAACCCAGCAACGGTATTGCACGATTGCTGCCATAA AATTTTACCCGCGTTTCTTCCTCGTTTCGAAACAGTGTGCGCAGTACTGCTCAGTAATTGCACGGCCTACCGAGGCTGCCAAGTCATTTTTACTGGAAAAGCCTCTGCCCTTCCTGTATGGCATGTGTTGTAGTTCTCCCCTATGCAACCAAAATGGACCGGAGATGAATAAGTCAACGTTCAGAGAATTCGCTGGGCGAGCCGCAGAGCACAGAGACAGCCGCACTGGGGCACTTCTTCTGGCGCTGGCCGCGGCGGGGGGCCTGGGCCTGCTGTGA